From the Planctomycetaceae bacterium genome, the window AAGTTTGATTCTCGAATCGACGCCCTTGTAGTTGAGACTCGAACAAGCTGGGATCCATCCGTGGGCGACCTGCCTCCCCAGGATCGCCAGTGGGTTGCCCACACAATTCACCAGAATCCGTCGATTGCTCGAAATATCGAGTACATCCGCACTCACAGCGGCTTCATACGTCATATCACCGTCACGGTAGAAGACATCCAACAGCTGTACCTGGCAAAATCATAGCTCTGTTTTACCAATCGCCGACAATGACAATGCCGGTTCGATAACTGTAACAACATTGCGTTGGGAGCCCTGGACGTCTCAAAGTGAAATGTTCCCGCAGAACCGGCAGTCTGGTCTGCGGAGGATCGGCAGCTTCCGGAACGACATCGATCTGAGGTTCATCAGCAGTATTTCACCCGCAAGCGGGGCTTCGATCCCTGTAATGAGCTTGATGACTTCGACCGCAGCCATACAGGCAACTGTGCCGGAGACTGCGCCAAGTACCGGGAATTCCCGTTTCCACTCTTCAGGCACCTCAGGATAGAGGCATCGCAGGCAGGCAGTCTTGCCGGGAATCAAAGTGGTGAGTTGTGCGGTAAAGTCAAACATCGCACATTCAACCAATGGACGCTTCCATTCAAGGCATGCATCATTCATAGCAAACCGTTCTTCAAATAACGGTGCCGCGTCTACACCTACGCTGGATTGTTTGACTAATCCCGAAGCATTTGACCGATTGATGTTTTCAGCCAGTCCGATGATTTCGATCTCCGGATTCAGTGCGCGAAGCCTGCGACAGGCTGACTCAACGCGTGGTTTACCCAGCCAGTCCGTCGTCATCAGAATCTGTCGATTCAAGTCACCTGGCTTCACATTGCCGGCATGAGTAATGAGAATCCGACCAACGCCGGCAGCCGCCAGATAGCAGGCAACGGTTCCCCCCACACCTCCAACCCTGGAAACCAGAACCGTCGATGCCTTGAGCCGCTCCTGCCCTTCCTTACCGAGATCAGGTGACCACATTTGCCACTCGTATCGGGCCATTTCGTCATCGGTCAATGAAGCCGAATGGGCCATGGTTCTGTCCTGTTGCATGAAACTGGAGCTGCTCGTAAATACGCCGGGCTAACCGCCCGAAATCGGGGGCATCAGCAGAAGCGTATCTCCATGAGCCAGCTCAGTTGCGTCTCCGCTGCTACCAACTGGCTGATTATTTCGGAACGCCAGGACATTTCGAAGCTTGAGTGCCGGGTAGCGTTCCTGAAGCAGCTTGATAGCACTGGCGAGATTGGGCTGCACTTCAGAGATCTCCAGGCAAACCTCTGATTGTCCCGCCTGAATTCGCAGTTGAGCTTCCAGGAGAATTGTCACACTGATCATTGGCCACCTCAAATCGAATTGATGTGGTGAGTCTAGCGGATATCCCCAAAAGAAAAAAAGCCCTGCCATCGTTGCAGGGCTCCACTCTAAATCCTTTTTTCCGCCGACCGGGATCAGCCGACCGGGATCAGCATTCCCAACAAGTCGTCGTCACCAGAATGACCAAACAACGAGTCAATATCGCCGAGTATCTCTCCACTGAACCCCATACCAGCTGACTGCCCACCATCCCCGAAATCGCCCTCGCCTGTACCCGGCTCTTCCGGTGTCATAATCTCACACCGAATCACGTTGCTGTATGCAACTAACCCGTTCTCCATCTTCCGAAGTCGAATAAATAAGACACCGGTTTCCGACTCTGGAGCACTCAAACGGTCCGCAAAGAACCCCCCACCTCCGGAATCAACTTCCGTTTGCCAGGCGACAAAACCATTCTCTTCACTGTCGACTGCGATTTCTGCGAAGTAGCTGGCCGTAGAATTCATCGCCTCGTCGGTGAATTCACCC encodes:
- a CDS encoding HesA/MoeB/ThiF family protein, whose protein sequence is MAHSASLTDDEMARYEWQMWSPDLGKEGQERLKASTVLVSRVGGVGGTVACYLAAAGVGRILITHAGNVKPGDLNRQILMTTDWLGKPRVESACRRLRALNPEIEIIGLAENINRSNASGLVKQSSVGVDAAPLFEERFAMNDACLEWKRPLVECAMFDFTAQLTTLIPGKTACLRCLYPEVPEEWKREFPVLGAVSGTVACMAAVEVIKLITGIEAPLAGEILLMNLRSMSFRKLPILRRPDCRFCGNISL
- a CDS encoding MoaD/ThiS family protein; this translates as MISVTILLEAQLRIQAGQSEVCLEISEVQPNLASAIKLLQERYPALKLRNVLAFRNNQPVGSSGDATELAHGDTLLLMPPISGG